Proteins from a genomic interval of Amycolatopsis sp. cg13:
- a CDS encoding DUF952 domain-containing protein — MILHICTRDEWAAVPEDGEYRAPSLEDAGFIHCSDPGTVALPANALFRGQDGLVLLEIDPKLVDAPVRWEDGDPPDPRGIQFPHIYGPIPRNAVVSVHDFPTDSGGVLKLPESLSVR, encoded by the coding sequence GTGATCCTCCACATCTGCACCCGCGACGAGTGGGCCGCGGTGCCCGAAGACGGCGAATACCGCGCGCCGTCGCTCGAAGACGCCGGATTCATCCACTGCTCGGACCCTGGCACCGTCGCGCTGCCCGCCAACGCGCTTTTCCGCGGCCAAGACGGTCTGGTGCTGCTGGAAATCGACCCCAAGCTGGTCGACGCGCCCGTCCGCTGGGAGGACGGGGACCCGCCGGACCCGCGCGGAATCCAGTTTCCGCACATCTACGGCCCGATCCCGCGAAACGCTGTGGTCTCGGTACACGATTTCCCCACTGACTCCGGCGGCGTCTTGAAGCTGCCCGAGTCGCTTTCCGTGCGCTGA